A single window of Deinococcus sp. KSM4-11 DNA harbors:
- the era gene encoding GTPase Era: MTDLHMTSDDTPTDTHSGFVAIVGKPNVGKSTLLNAFLNTKVAPTSPRPQTTRRGVRGIHTTDTHQIVFVDTPGVHKPKDALGKYMNHEVHAALADVDAIIWVVDLRHPPTDEDSLVAHQVRELPKPLYLIGNKRDVAKYPEEAMKLYRGLLEGRSAETSELMLSAQNDPVAVMTLREQVLEALPENPFFYPRGGASDQTREMWAAEIIREEAMKKLRDELPYAVATRVNSWTEREDGLQRIEGEIVVEKNAHKGMVIGSGGKQLREIGQAARKQLEVFLNRKVYLGLEVIVINNWREDEEALRELGYE, translated from the coding sequence ATGACTGATCTTCACATGACCTCCGACGACACGCCCACGGACACCCACAGCGGGTTCGTGGCCATCGTCGGCAAGCCCAACGTGGGCAAGAGCACCCTGCTGAACGCCTTCCTGAACACCAAGGTCGCCCCGACCAGTCCCCGCCCGCAAACCACCCGGCGGGGTGTGCGCGGCATCCACACCACCGACACGCACCAGATCGTGTTCGTGGACACGCCCGGCGTCCACAAGCCCAAGGACGCCCTGGGCAAGTACATGAACCACGAGGTGCACGCGGCCCTGGCAGATGTGGACGCCATCATCTGGGTCGTGGATCTGCGCCACCCACCCACCGACGAGGACTCCCTGGTCGCCCATCAGGTTCGCGAGCTGCCCAAACCGCTGTATCTGATCGGCAACAAGCGGGACGTCGCCAAGTATCCCGAGGAAGCCATGAAGCTCTACCGTGGGCTGCTGGAAGGCCGCAGCGCGGAAACCAGCGAGCTGATGCTCTCCGCACAGAACGACCCGGTCGCCGTCATGACCCTGCGTGAGCAGGTGCTCGAAGCCCTGCCCGAGAACCCCTTCTTCTACCCGCGCGGCGGGGCCTCCGACCAGACCCGCGAGATGTGGGCCGCCGAGATCATCCGCGAGGAGGCCATGAAGAAGCTCCGCGACGAGCTGCCCTACGCGGTGGCCACCCGCGTGAACAGCTGGACGGAACGCGAGGACGGCCTGCAACGCATCGAGGGCGAGATCGTCGTCGAGAAGAACGCGCACAAGGGCATGGTCATCGGCAGCGGCGGCAAGCAGCTCCGGGAAATCGGGCAGGCGGCCCGCAAACAGCTGGAAGTCTTCCTGAACCGCAAGGTGTACCTGGGCCTGGAAGTCATCGTGATCAACAACTGGCGCGAGGACGAGGAGGCCCTGCGCGAACTCGGCTACGAGTAA
- a CDS encoding alpha-E domain-containing protein, translating to MLLLSRLAESLYWIGRYMERAENTARLLNVNYYATLEMTGRGREHWAPLLELTGGEAELRAKYGRLDARSISSWMAFDRDNPNSIANSLVRARENARGLRDRIPSEMWESLNRAYLTLCFENGDILDRDGLFEYCVAARDASQFFFGIAFATLPRDEGWSFLRAGQTLERGDNTLRVLQNRLKDAASSARRNDPAGRMLQDQRWVSALKGASAYEAYRKSVHSGINPILIAEFLLLNEYFPRSVRYSAENLHDALVQIDQHHPGAHPEILKLSRWLVARLQFASVEHIVQDEYPSIEELLSDFNQVGAAINAAYFEQE from the coding sequence ATGCTGCTGCTGTCGAGGCTGGCCGAAAGCCTGTACTGGATCGGGCGGTACATGGAACGCGCCGAGAACACCGCCCGGCTGCTGAACGTGAACTACTACGCCACCCTGGAGATGACCGGGCGCGGTCGGGAGCACTGGGCGCCGCTGCTGGAACTCACGGGCGGCGAGGCGGAACTGCGCGCCAAGTACGGCCGGCTGGACGCGCGCTCGATCTCGTCATGGATGGCCTTCGACCGCGACAACCCGAATTCGATCGCCAATTCGCTGGTGCGCGCCCGCGAGAACGCCCGTGGGCTGCGCGACCGGATTCCCAGCGAGATGTGGGAGAGCCTGAACCGCGCGTACCTGACCCTGTGCTTCGAGAACGGCGACATCCTCGACCGGGACGGGCTGTTCGAGTACTGCGTGGCGGCGCGCGACGCCTCACAGTTCTTCTTCGGGATCGCCTTCGCGACCCTGCCGCGCGATGAGGGCTGGTCGTTCCTGCGGGCCGGGCAGACCCTGGAACGCGGCGACAACACCCTGCGCGTGCTGCAAAACCGCCTGAAGGACGCCGCGTCGAGCGCCCGGCGCAACGATCCGGCGGGCCGCATGTTGCAGGACCAGCGCTGGGTCAGTGCCCTCAAGGGCGCAAGTGCCTACGAGGCCTACCGCAAGAGCGTGCACAGCGGCATCAATCCGATCCTGATCGCGGAGTTCCTGCTGCTCAACGAGTATTTTCCACGGTCCGTGCGCTACAGCGCCGAGAACCTGCACGACGCCCTGGTGCAGATCGACCAGCACCATCCGGGCGCCCATCCGGAGATCCTGAAACTGTCCCGCTGGCTGGTGGCCCGGCTGCAGTTCGCGTCGGTGGAGCACATCGTCCAGGACGAGTACCCGTCGATCGAGGAACTGCTCAGCGATTTCAACCAGGTGGGCGCGGCGATCAACGCGGCGTATTTCGAGCAGGAATGA
- a CDS encoding nucleotide pyrophosphohydrolase: MSLTFADASARVDAYISQFKEGYFPPLLMLARLTEETGEIARVIAHMNGKTPKPGEDVGDLELELADLLFVMVCLANERGLSLERGFTRMMHKVETRDAGRWTRKDAEAGATPDSGLTEPDLDAARETS; the protein is encoded by the coding sequence ATGTCCCTGACTTTTGCCGACGCGAGCGCCCGCGTGGACGCCTACATCTCGCAGTTCAAGGAGGGGTACTTCCCGCCCCTGCTGATGCTGGCCCGCCTGACCGAGGAGACCGGTGAGATCGCGCGGGTGATCGCACACATGAACGGCAAGACGCCCAAACCCGGTGAGGACGTGGGCGATCTGGAACTGGAACTCGCAGACCTGCTGTTCGTGATGGTCTGCCTGGCGAACGAACGGGGCCTGAGTCTGGAACGCGGCTTCACGCGCATGATGCACAAGGTCGAGACGCGCGATGCCGGACGCTGGACGCGCAAGGACGCGGAGGCGGGAGCCACTCCGGACTCCGGACTGACCGAACCGGATCTTGATGCCGCGCGGGAGACCTCCTAA
- a CDS encoding transglutaminase family protein, with amino-acid sequence MRCEIRHTTEYRYPVPAWDSFNQVRLHPSQEARQSVRSFHLHVAPDADITSRKDYFGAIVHNVHVHEPHTHLVIEAQAIVDTHAMPAPPHTPLSTLRAERRRNTEFLVASPRVPSGDWPEIFGVTRPGPDDDLPDFMMGLTTYLYRRFTYDTKATGVRTPLAEFAQHGRGVCQDFTHAMLGITRQLGIPARYVSGYLYSGGEMKGAEATHAWVEVLIPDYGWLGYDPTNNCVAQEKHVKIGHGREYSDVSPVRGTYYGGGKGELDVAVHVYGEQQ; translated from the coding sequence ATGCGCTGCGAGATCCGTCATACCACCGAGTACCGTTACCCTGTTCCCGCGTGGGATTCCTTCAATCAGGTGCGCCTGCACCCGTCGCAGGAGGCGCGGCAGAGCGTGCGGTCTTTTCACCTGCACGTGGCGCCGGACGCCGACATCACCTCCCGCAAGGACTACTTCGGGGCGATCGTACACAACGTGCACGTGCACGAACCGCACACGCACCTGGTCATCGAGGCGCAGGCGATCGTGGACACGCACGCCATGCCCGCGCCGCCGCACACGCCCCTGAGCACCCTGCGGGCCGAGCGGCGGCGCAACACCGAGTTCCTGGTGGCCAGTCCGCGCGTGCCGTCGGGCGACTGGCCGGAGATCTTCGGCGTGACCCGTCCGGGGCCGGACGATGACCTGCCGGACTTCATGATGGGCCTCACCACGTACCTCTACCGGCGCTTCACCTACGACACGAAGGCGACTGGTGTCCGGACGCCCCTGGCCGAGTTCGCCCAGCATGGGCGCGGCGTGTGCCAGGATTTCACGCACGCCATGCTCGGCATCACCCGGCAGCTGGGCATTCCCGCGCGGTACGTGAGCGGCTACCTGTACTCGGGCGGCGAGATGAAGGGCGCGGAGGCCACGCACGCGTGGGTGGAGGTGCTGATCCCCGATTACGGCTGGCTCGGGTACGATCCCACCAACAACTGCGTGGCGCAGGAAAAGCACGTGAAGATCGGGCATGGCCGGGAGTACAGCGACGTTTCCCCGGTGCGCGGCACGTATTACGGTGGCGGCAAGGGCGAGCTGGACGTGGCCGTGCACGTGTACGGCGAGCAGCAGTAG
- a CDS encoding YfiT family bacillithiol transferase, translating into MTDSRYPIGPMPIHLSLTPQEREEALGAIRALPAELRAAVHGLDDAQLDTPYREGGWTVRQVVHHVADSHMNAYVRVKLAITEDTPTVKPYEEQLWAELPDKALPPEVSLELLERLHTRLMTVLGGVTDWAREWTHPAQGRTYTIDTLLGMYAWHGRHHVAHITHLRERQGW; encoded by the coding sequence ATGACCGATTCCCGCTATCCCATCGGCCCGATGCCCATTCACCTCAGCCTGACGCCCCAGGAGCGGGAGGAAGCGCTGGGCGCGATCCGCGCGTTGCCCGCCGAACTGCGCGCCGCCGTGCACGGCCTGGACGACGCGCAACTCGACACCCCCTACCGCGAGGGCGGCTGGACGGTGCGGCAGGTGGTGCACCACGTGGCCGACAGCCACATGAACGCGTACGTGCGTGTGAAGCTGGCGATCACCGAGGACACCCCGACCGTGAAACCCTACGAGGAGCAGCTCTGGGCGGAACTCCCGGACAAAGCGCTGCCGCCCGAGGTCAGCCTGGAGTTGCTGGAGCGGCTGCACACGCGCCTGATGACTGTACTGGGCGGCGTCACCGACTGGGCGCGCGAGTGGACTCACCCCGCGCAGGGCCGCACGTATACCATCGACACGCTGCTCGGCATGTACGCCTGGCACGGCCGGCACCACGTGGCACACATCACGCACCTGCGCGAGCGGCAGGGCTGGTAG
- a CDS encoding DUF309 domain-containing protein, whose protein sequence is MPGDLRSEPAAWAAFQAGAEFFNAGHWWEAHEAWETPWAQATGEDRHFLQALILLAAALHKRWRHGSHTHRNLYKADAYLARLPGVYAGVDLIALRAEVWAALHDPGRRPQVISQVEIGVD, encoded by the coding sequence ATGCCCGGTGACCTCCGATCGGAACCTGCCGCCTGGGCCGCGTTCCAGGCTGGGGCAGAGTTCTTCAACGCCGGCCACTGGTGGGAAGCGCACGAGGCCTGGGAAACTCCCTGGGCGCAGGCGACCGGCGAGGATCGTCACTTCCTGCAGGCGCTGATCCTGCTGGCCGCCGCCCTCCACAAACGCTGGCGGCATGGCAGCCACACGCACCGCAACCTGTACAAGGCCGACGCGTATCTGGCCCGGCTCCCGGGGGTATACGCGGGCGTAGATCTTATCGCGCTGCGGGCGGAGGTCTGGGCGGCCCTGCACGATCCAGGGCGGCGGCCGCAGGTGATCAGTCAAGTAGAAATCGGCGTGGATTGA
- the plsX gene encoding phosphate acyltransferase PlsX — protein sequence MTAEPGAQEPPRADSLPVALDAVGGDHGAPPNVEGAVEAARAGVNVLLVGDQVRLHAELGKHPGSASLPLEVVDAGDVIGMDEHATDVRSRPQASINVCTRLVKEGRASAAVSMGHSGATMASALLTLGRLKGVDRPAILTHLPARGGFTTMLDVGANADVRAAYLAQWAQLASVYLNVLEGREQPTVGLLSIGEEDHKGSALVLEAHALLRALHGHGVNFHGNIEGRDIFLGTTDIVVTDGFTGNVCLKLAEGEAKVMFGWVRDALQGSVRSKLGGLLARPALRGLADRMDPSTYGASILIGVRGLAFIGHGSADARAVKNALLRAARAHEAGLIPRLEAAFRPAPPSAPQVPGSPRPAP from the coding sequence ATGACCGCTGAGCCCGGCGCCCAGGAGCCCCCGCGCGCCGACAGTCTGCCGGTCGCTCTGGACGCGGTCGGTGGGGATCACGGGGCTCCCCCGAATGTCGAGGGTGCCGTGGAGGCCGCCCGTGCTGGCGTGAACGTGCTGCTGGTCGGCGATCAGGTTCGGCTGCACGCGGAACTCGGGAAGCATCCGGGCAGCGCCAGCCTGCCGCTGGAGGTCGTGGACGCGGGCGACGTGATCGGTATGGACGAGCATGCCACCGACGTCCGCAGCCGACCGCAGGCGAGCATCAACGTCTGCACCCGGCTGGTGAAGGAGGGAAGGGCCAGTGCCGCCGTCTCGATGGGGCACTCCGGGGCGACCATGGCGTCGGCGCTGCTCACCCTGGGCCGCCTGAAAGGCGTGGATCGGCCGGCCATCCTGACGCACCTCCCGGCGCGCGGCGGCTTCACCACCATGCTGGACGTGGGGGCCAACGCCGACGTGCGGGCCGCTTACCTGGCGCAGTGGGCGCAACTGGCCAGCGTGTACCTGAACGTGCTGGAGGGCCGCGAACAGCCCACCGTGGGCCTGCTGAGCATCGGTGAGGAGGATCACAAGGGCAGCGCCCTGGTGCTGGAGGCCCACGCGCTGTTACGGGCGCTGCATGGGCATGGCGTGAACTTCCACGGGAACATCGAGGGCCGCGACATCTTCCTCGGCACCACCGATATCGTCGTCACCGACGGCTTCACCGGCAACGTGTGCCTGAAGCTCGCGGAGGGCGAGGCCAAGGTCATGTTCGGGTGGGTGCGCGACGCCCTCCAGGGCAGCGTGCGGAGCAAACTAGGCGGCCTGCTGGCGCGTCCCGCCCTGCGCGGCCTGGCCGACCGCATGGATCCCAGCACCTATGGTGCCAGCATCCTGATCGGCGTGCGCGGCCTGGCCTTCATCGGGCACGGCAGCGCCGACGCGCGGGCGGTGAAAAACGCCCTGCTGCGCGCTGCCCGGGCCCACGAGGCCGGGCTGATCCCGCGCCTGGAGGCGGCCTTCCGCCCGGCCCCGCCCTCCGCTCCGCAGGTTCCCGGCTCCCCCCGCCCCGCCCCCTGA
- the ftsH gene encoding ATP-dependent zinc metalloprotease FtsH, with the protein MSRFPTSIRRLIARWGLAVGLTGMLTLVHAQGTTATALVTPTPAAITQGTVASVPAARLGGGYSTNRFFEDLKNKRVASVTLDSLGNASVSFMPCTSAGGCDYSDNGGRARSLVVPPDGATLDRIRAARVPLRIVPGGSAFGWIGQALPLVLTGLILLVLWRSMRGSSGTGGASTFGKSKAAVIAEGQIKLTFQDVAGCDEAKADLQEVVDFLRQPDRYHALGARIPHGVLLVGPPGSGKTLLAKAVAGEAKVPYFSISGSDFVEMFVGVGAARVRDLFEQARKSAPCIVFIDEIDAVGRKRGISLQGGNDEREQTLNQLLVEMDGFGSGQEVIILAATNRPDVLDAALLRPGRFDRQVVVDAPDVRGREMILRIHARKKPLDASVDLGVIARRTAGMVGADLENLLNEAALLAARSGRSRITGRDVDEARDRVLMGPERRSLVVREADRKVTAYHEVGHALAAQLLPHANRVAKLTVVPRGRAAGYMMPDADDRLHVTKPALEDMIVVALSGRAAEEVVYGEVTTGAQNDFQQATGIARRMVTEWGMSERLGKVAFASDDGNFLGGGPQMAAMSEATAQRIDEDVRLLIDESYDRAMALVREQLHRVHEIVRVLMQRETLSGEEFSTLLAGGTLEPLPPAVPPSGPTSPLPA; encoded by the coding sequence ATGTCGCGCTTTCCGACGTCCATCCGCCGCCTGATCGCCCGGTGGGGCCTTGCCGTGGGGCTGACGGGGATGCTGACCCTCGTGCACGCCCAGGGGACGACGGCCACGGCGCTCGTCACCCCCACCCCCGCCGCCATCACGCAGGGCACGGTGGCGAGCGTGCCGGCCGCACGCCTGGGGGGCGGATACTCCACGAACCGCTTCTTCGAGGATCTGAAGAACAAGCGCGTGGCGTCCGTCACGCTGGACAGCCTGGGCAACGCGAGCGTGAGCTTCATGCCCTGCACGTCGGCTGGCGGCTGCGATTACTCGGACAATGGCGGTAGGGCCCGCTCGCTGGTCGTGCCGCCCGACGGCGCGACGCTCGACCGCATCCGCGCGGCGAGGGTGCCCCTGCGGATCGTGCCGGGTGGATCGGCCTTCGGGTGGATCGGGCAGGCCCTGCCGCTGGTGCTGACGGGCCTGATCCTGCTGGTGTTGTGGCGCAGCATGCGCGGCAGTTCCGGCACGGGCGGCGCGAGCACGTTCGGGAAGTCGAAGGCGGCGGTGATTGCAGAAGGGCAGATCAAACTCACCTTCCAGGACGTCGCCGGCTGTGACGAGGCCAAGGCCGACCTGCAGGAAGTCGTCGACTTCCTGCGCCAGCCCGACCGCTACCACGCCCTCGGTGCCCGCATTCCCCACGGTGTCCTCCTCGTCGGCCCCCCCGGGAGTGGCAAGACCCTCCTCGCCAAGGCCGTCGCCGGTGAAGCCAAAGTTCCCTACTTCTCCATCTCCGGCTCCGACTTCGTCGAGATGTTCGTCGGCGTCGGCGCCGCCCGCGTGCGCGACCTGTTCGAGCAGGCGCGCAAAAGCGCGCCCTGCATCGTCTTCATCGACGAGATCGACGCCGTCGGCCGCAAGCGTGGCATCTCCCTCCAGGGTGGCAACGACGAACGCGAACAGACCCTCAACCAGTTGCTGGTTGAGATGGACGGCTTCGGGTCGGGACAGGAGGTCATCATCCTGGCGGCCACCAACCGACCCGACGTGCTGGACGCCGCATTGCTGCGTCCGGGGAGATTTGACCGGCAGGTGGTGGTGGACGCCCCCGACGTGCGGGGGCGGGAGATGATCCTGCGCATCCACGCCCGCAAGAAGCCGCTGGATGCCAGCGTGGATCTGGGTGTGATCGCCCGGCGGACGGCCGGGATGGTGGGAGCGGATCTGGAGAACCTGCTGAACGAAGCGGCGCTGCTGGCGGCGCGCAGTGGACGGAGTCGGATCACGGGGCGGGATGTGGACGAGGCCAGAGACCGGGTGTTGATGGGGCCGGAACGCCGCAGTCTGGTGGTGCGGGAGGCCGACCGGAAAGTGACCGCCTACCATGAGGTCGGCCATGCCCTCGCCGCCCAGTTGTTGCCGCACGCGAACCGGGTAGCGAAACTGACGGTGGTGCCGCGTGGCCGGGCTGCCGGGTACATGATGCCCGACGCCGACGACCGCCTGCACGTCACAAAACCTGCGCTGGAGGACATGATCGTGGTCGCCCTCTCGGGACGCGCGGCCGAGGAGGTCGTGTACGGCGAGGTCACGACCGGCGCGCAGAACGATTTCCAGCAGGCGACCGGAATCGCGCGGCGCATGGTGACCGAGTGGGGCATGAGCGAGCGCCTGGGCAAGGTGGCCTTCGCCTCCGACGACGGGAACTTCCTGGGGGGTGGCCCCCAGATGGCGGCGATGAGTGAGGCGACCGCGCAGAGAATCGACGAGGATGTCCGCTTATTGATCGATGAGTCCTACGACCGGGCGATGGCGCTGGTGCGCGAGCAGCTTCACCGCGTGCACGAGATCGTCCGTGTCCTGATGCAGCGCGAGACCCTGAGCGGCGAGGAATTCAGCACCCTGCTGGCGGGCGGCACCCTGGAACCCCTGCCGCCTGCCGTGCCTCCGTCCGGCCCCACGTCTCCCCTGCCGGCCTGA
- a CDS encoding mechanosensitive ion channel family protein, producing the protein MWSDLLAEFQKPQVWLGLALTLLIAYALYRFGRTLLKLLEQHVGARFRRGLDLLWLIVVAVGWLAVATDITSLSGVPVLYSLGQDITSGFRHSAGQFLVVFAMALIAWNLIGTMSRRIVADEEFNRRSVRVQTLKGVVESTLRVIIVVIALISALQTIGINPAGLLAGVSVFGLAVGFGAQSLIKDVFTGFFILLEDQYGVGDVITVNSGQLSGGVERVNLRVTMLRALDGTVHIIPNGQINTVSVSSKDWSRVVAEVDVTYAANINDALRVLQKVSDEIYADKEWQHFFLDKPEMQGVTQLAPDGVTLRALFKVQPKSQYAIGREFNRRIKIAMDQSGIDIPFPQRSLNFGSTPIEVRLTCADPPKAQDALATQDRQNAPVKPTLTREEEEGELTSS; encoded by the coding sequence ATGTGGTCTGACCTGCTCGCTGAATTTCAGAAACCGCAGGTGTGGCTGGGGCTGGCCCTCACCCTGCTGATCGCCTACGCCCTCTACCGTTTTGGCCGGACGCTCCTGAAACTCCTCGAACAGCACGTCGGCGCGCGGTTCCGGCGGGGCCTGGATCTGCTGTGGCTGATCGTGGTGGCTGTGGGGTGGCTGGCCGTCGCCACGGACATCACCTCGCTCAGCGGCGTGCCCGTGCTGTACAGCCTGGGTCAGGACATCACCAGCGGGTTCCGACACTCGGCCGGTCAGTTCCTGGTGGTGTTCGCCATGGCCCTGATCGCGTGGAACCTGATTGGCACCATGAGCCGCCGCATCGTCGCCGACGAGGAATTCAACCGCCGCAGCGTGCGCGTCCAGACCCTCAAGGGCGTCGTGGAGAGCACCCTGCGCGTGATCATCGTGGTCATCGCCCTGATCTCGGCCCTCCAGACCATCGGCATCAACCCCGCCGGTCTGCTGGCTGGCGTGTCGGTGTTCGGCCTGGCCGTGGGTTTCGGCGCGCAGAGCCTCATCAAGGACGTATTCACGGGCTTCTTCATCCTGCTCGAGGATCAGTACGGGGTGGGCGACGTCATCACCGTGAACAGCGGCCAGCTCTCCGGCGGCGTGGAGCGCGTGAACCTGCGCGTGACCATGCTGCGCGCCCTGGACGGCACCGTGCACATCATTCCCAACGGGCAGATCAACACCGTCAGCGTGAGCAGCAAGGACTGGTCGCGCGTGGTCGCTGAGGTGGACGTGACCTATGCCGCGAACATCAACGACGCCCTGCGGGTGTTGCAGAAGGTGAGCGACGAGATCTACGCCGACAAGGAGTGGCAGCACTTCTTCCTCGACAAGCCCGAGATGCAGGGCGTGACGCAACTCGCCCCGGACGGTGTGACCCTGCGCGCCCTGTTCAAGGTGCAGCCGAAAAGCCAGTACGCCATCGGGCGGGAGTTCAACCGACGGATCAAGATCGCCATGGATCAGAGCGGCATCGACATTCCCTTTCCGCAGCGCAGCCTGAATTTTGGCAGCACGCCCATCGAGGTACGCCTCACGTGCGCCGACCCACCGAAGGCCCAGGACGCGCTCGCCACGCAGGATCGTCAGAACGCGCCCGTGAAACCCACCCTGACCCGCGAGGAAGAGGAAGGCGAACTGACCTCCTCCTGA
- a CDS encoding NYN domain-containing protein yields the protein MERIALFIDGANVYAAAKRLGWNFDHRKILEHFSAGGALYNAFYYTAVPTPIDDKQKRFTDALTYMGYTVRTRPLRETTDDSGETSRRANLDIEIVTDLLTTADRYDTAVLLTGDGDFERPVEVLRARGKRVVVASIAEMTSYELRNAADQYVDFKDIREQVERPGYRLPSDHRGSGDQRGADSRPYYVSATLTETDDR from the coding sequence ATGGAACGCATTGCCCTGTTCATTGATGGTGCGAACGTATACGCCGCCGCCAAACGCCTCGGCTGGAATTTCGACCACCGCAAGATCCTCGAGCACTTCTCCGCTGGCGGGGCACTGTACAACGCCTTCTACTACACGGCGGTGCCCACGCCCATTGACGACAAGCAGAAGCGCTTCACCGACGCCCTGACCTACATGGGCTACACGGTTCGCACCCGCCCCCTGCGCGAGACGACCGACGACTCGGGCGAGACCTCCCGCCGCGCGAACCTCGACATCGAGATCGTCACGGACCTTCTGACCACCGCTGACCGTTATGATACGGCCGTCCTGCTGACCGGCGACGGTGACTTTGAGCGGCCCGTCGAGGTGCTGCGCGCCCGGGGCAAGCGGGTGGTCGTGGCGAGTATCGCCGAGATGACCAGTTACGAGCTGCGCAACGCCGCCGATCAGTACGTGGATTTCAAGGACATCCGCGAGCAGGTCGAGCGACCCGGCTATCGCCTGCCCAGCGATCACCGTGGATCGGGGGATCAGCGTGGCGCGGACAGCCGTCCGTACTACGTGTCTGCCACGCTGACCGAGACCGATGACCGCTGA
- a CDS encoding Nudix hydrolase yields MQFGPELHTPVTHRAAGVVVLNDAGDILLVRENGVPGQRQKAGLWHIPSGTVEDGENPQDTAVREAWEEAGVRVRLLRFLAAYVGRFLDGEPVLRHAWLAEALPDSTFQPVLPDEVTEVRFVPKAEFDALYEAGHIRMYHTRLFYEDALGERLRILRSDIPPSP; encoded by the coding sequence GTGCAGTTCGGCCCGGAACTCCATACGCCGGTCACGCACCGCGCCGCCGGTGTGGTCGTGCTGAACGACGCCGGGGACATCCTGCTGGTGCGCGAGAATGGCGTCCCCGGGCAGCGGCAGAAGGCCGGCCTGTGGCATATTCCCAGCGGCACGGTCGAGGACGGCGAGAATCCGCAGGACACCGCCGTGCGCGAGGCGTGGGAAGAAGCGGGCGTGCGCGTGCGGCTGCTGAGGTTCCTCGCCGCGTACGTGGGCCGCTTCCTAGACGGTGAGCCGGTGCTCCGGCATGCGTGGCTGGCCGAGGCACTCCCGGATTCGACCTTCCAGCCCGTCCTGCCGGACGAGGTGACCGAGGTGCGGTTCGTTCCGAAGGCCGAATTCGACGCCCTGTACGAGGCTGGACACATCCGCATGTACCACACCAGACTGTTCTACGAGGACGCGCTGGGGGAACGGTTGCGAATCCTCCGGTCGGATATCCCGCCCTCGCCCTGA
- a CDS encoding YIP1 family protein, with amino-acid sequence MRGPVQTDARAQVQEMFAQSVAVLSQPSPATFERYERRGNLNAALLYVMVAAVVSAVIAAFFALFHTDVSFFGQLISRLIIIPVQFLIFTGAVYLIGKNLFKGTGTYPEVAYSFALFFVPLSIVSTLIGIIPILGWLVSFLIGLVMIYFGFLAAQSSMNLRDQGQAIATLVLSWLASFLVAGAVTAFFASIFAVGRAISGN; translated from the coding sequence ATGAGAGGCCCAGTTCAGACCGATGCCCGCGCCCAGGTGCAGGAAATGTTCGCCCAGAGCGTGGCCGTGCTCTCGCAGCCCAGCCCCGCCACCTTCGAGCGCTACGAGCGCCGCGGCAACCTGAATGCCGCGCTGCTGTACGTGATGGTCGCGGCCGTGGTGTCGGCTGTGATCGCCGCGTTCTTCGCGCTGTTCCACACCGACGTGTCCTTCTTCGGCCAGCTGATCTCGCGCCTGATCATCATCCCTGTGCAGTTCCTGATCTTCACCGGGGCGGTCTACCTGATCGGCAAGAACCTCTTCAAGGGCACCGGCACCTACCCCGAGGTCGCGTACTCCTTCGCGCTGTTCTTCGTGCCCCTGAGCATCGTCAGCACCCTGATCGGCATCATCCCGATCCTGGGCTGGCTGGTGTCGTTCCTGATCGGACTGGTGATGATCTACTTCGGCTTTCTGGCCGCGCAGTCCAGCATGAACCTCCGCGACCAGGGACAGGCCATCGCCACGCTGGTGCTCTCGTGGCTGGCCAGCTTCCTGGTCGCGGGCGCCGTCACGGCCTTCTTCGCCTCGATCTTCGCGGTCGGCCGGGCCATCAGCGGCAACTGA
- a CDS encoding DUF4384 domain-containing protein, whose translation MRSLQTTALIASTVALGLSACTLSVRPNLTLQASGGNLISGLHPDRGEGSTYAVGENVRINVGTRTAGYLTLVALQSNGYASVLARNVYVQPGTTTFPRAQDGVVYTVAQPRGIQRVRAIFTRVRPTTDLVVSGYYDGNRWNTFTETYVSPYPQADRDVQETFFYIR comes from the coding sequence ATGCGTTCCCTTCAGACCACTGCCCTGATTGCCAGCACCGTTGCCCTGGGGCTCAGCGCCTGCACCCTGTCCGTCCGCCCGAACCTGACCCTGCAGGCCAGCGGCGGCAACCTGATCAGCGGCCTGCACCCGGATCGGGGCGAGGGCAGCACCTACGCGGTCGGGGAAAACGTGCGGATCAATGTCGGCACGCGCACCGCCGGCTACCTGACCCTGGTCGCGCTGCAGAGCAACGGCTACGCCAGCGTGCTGGCCCGCAACGTGTACGTGCAGCCCGGCACCACCACCTTCCCGCGCGCTCAGGACGGCGTGGTGTACACGGTCGCGCAGCCGCGCGGCATCCAGCGGGTGCGGGCGATTTTCACCCGCGTGCGCCCCACCACGGACCTCGTCGTGAGCGGGTACTACGATGGCAATCGCTGGAACACCTTCACCGAGACCTACGTGAGCCCCTACCCGCAGGCCGACCGGGACGTGCAGGAAACCTTCTTCTACATCCGCTGA